In one bacterium genomic region, the following are encoded:
- a CDS encoding translocation/assembly module TamB domain-containing protein, whose amino-acid sequence MAVLVACGAAAWALEALRHRAREVAVAALGAGLASDIAIGSIRGDPWRGVVLEAVILTGLADSGRPLLTARRVTLTFDTQTLVRALARRSGIGRSIVRVILEEPVLALERDASGAWNIPPALGRIAGPPGAPTFVGRVIVRDGTAEFVDRRRMSPQIFKTRIAGVNGSADFARAPRIALRASFEEEREGHRSPGRLQGTYTTSSRTLDLDLEARGGDAGAWGPYLIPGRSVRITGGRFDGSLHLLWTRTGGRSFTDYYGRIALRDGRATVPSRRAVVSGVRGEIEVSTGRIRSPLLWGAIDGVPLEVRGEASFNGEPYLDLAVRSAGANLTTLGRLLYPRAPYRLAGIAAGEIRVSGLFHSLRAEGRIEAARAQLDDLSLRNASTEFTLQNQWLSLVNARGDFAGGTAHGSAWWAVGTPEYSLAVRLAGADAAILPRWVSAVPSGLRGRFGGSVAALGGGKGLTLVGHAFLTGAAAGDITLDSLEVSFRSDPGGITLEQLRLSRGEAWAIAGGHLRSGGEIALETRAGAVELSQLPPSLTRDGLSGRADFTGGVLGSLGDPKLAGTVLVREGAFAGLNFDVARGGVTLGRRGILLDGLAVRSGRAHFRAAGSLTWRPVPALALDVEVERAPAAALGKAMALSLPVSGLVDGRARIEGPLARPSAAGAVALREAEVAGQTVDQASASFQWDGTHLVVSGGSLRRRDSEIGFSGLYHRRTGLAFDLAARRLDLGDLTLPASGSVPMEGRFDAVGRLTGPPASPAVVLSFASPDFVLNGIRFDQTTGEMRWEAGTLRLQPLVLRAGNERYEVAGEMRLGSVPGATLSATVTDGRLSTLLGLTGVRLAFPLDGTVSGSADMDGPLANPAARLDLRMVGGRLGPHPIEGGHADLVLSDGVLTVREFELRPGRGRIAAVGRLNLRGENQIEVSGADLELDFLRPVLRLRRPMTGRLDFTMQLGGTLATPEIGFALEIARGGVEGATFDSLVANAYYRDGLLQVQQALLVQSGHKLRLSGSLPFNPALGRFDERRPVDLRLGLADVNLGLLRLATDVVEEGTGAVEGEIRIGGTVGAPRLTGGVRVQDGRLRLRGMQVPVESLRLTLQFDETTVRVAEGTARLGDGTVRLEGAARILGVSSARPVLAVSEDAPLVLHASGARIAVPPYVDARASGSVRLWGTLGDTSRPPTAEGRLTVSEGTVSITSAAGPTTVPRLSLAFRGLQFDAGRGLAVNVGGLKFDIRPGGSLLLTGTLRNPMLEGTVDAQEGTVTALGAVFDLREGTATFQPHMGLRPVIAARAETHAGATRISLGIRGTAPDGLILDLHSDPERPRGEIVALLAQQAGFARLIEGDVEGALRAEIGRLLFGRVSLALGRAIGLTELVIEYDFDRPLTLRAGKRLLPNLYLTAQTTFDERTRWLWALEYRFSRAWQFALRSDSAGHWDAVFWYATRF is encoded by the coding sequence GTGGCGGTTCTTGTCGCATGCGGTGCCGCGGCATGGGCACTAGAAGCCTTGCGGCACCGGGCGCGGGAGGTGGCGGTCGCGGCGCTTGGCGCAGGCCTGGCGAGCGACATCGCCATCGGCAGCATTCGTGGCGACCCCTGGCGCGGCGTGGTGCTGGAGGCGGTCATCCTGACCGGGTTGGCGGATTCCGGACGCCCGCTGCTCACCGCACGCAGGGTGACGCTTACCTTCGACACGCAGACCCTGGTCCGTGCCCTCGCCCGTAGGAGCGGGATCGGGCGCAGCATCGTGCGGGTGATCCTGGAGGAGCCCGTCCTGGCTCTTGAGCGTGACGCTTCTGGAGCCTGGAACATCCCGCCTGCTCTTGGACGCATAGCCGGCCCGCCCGGCGCCCCCACGTTCGTGGGGCGGGTCATCGTGCGCGATGGGACGGCGGAGTTCGTGGACCGCCGCCGGATGTCGCCGCAGATCTTCAAGACGCGGATAGCTGGCGTTAACGGGTCCGCGGATTTCGCCAGGGCGCCCCGCATAGCGCTGCGGGCATCGTTCGAGGAAGAGCGAGAAGGCCATCGGTCCCCGGGAAGGTTGCAGGGTACCTACACCACCTCCTCGCGCACCCTCGATCTCGATCTGGAAGCCCGAGGAGGGGATGCTGGCGCCTGGGGGCCCTACCTGATTCCTGGGCGGAGCGTCCGCATAACCGGCGGCCGGTTCGACGGGTCGCTGCACCTGCTTTGGACGCGGACGGGCGGCCGATCGTTCACCGATTACTACGGCCGCATCGCGCTGCGTGACGGACGCGCCACCGTGCCATCGCGGCGCGCAGTGGTCAGCGGCGTGCGGGGCGAGATCGAGGTGAGCACCGGGCGTATCCGCAGCCCGCTCCTCTGGGGAGCCATTGACGGGGTCCCGCTGGAGGTGCGTGGCGAGGCCAGCTTCAACGGAGAGCCGTATCTTGATCTGGCCGTGCGGTCTGCTGGCGCGAACCTGACCACGCTGGGAAGGCTGCTCTACCCCCGCGCTCCTTACCGCCTGGCCGGCATCGCCGCCGGCGAGATCCGCGTGAGCGGGTTGTTCCACTCCCTGCGTGCGGAAGGCCGCATCGAAGCGGCAAGGGCGCAGCTCGATGACCTCTCGCTTCGGAACGCCTCAACTGAGTTCACGCTGCAGAATCAGTGGTTGAGTCTTGTCAACGCCCGCGGCGATTTCGCCGGAGGCACGGCGCACGGCAGCGCCTGGTGGGCGGTCGGCACGCCCGAGTACTCGCTCGCGGTGCGCCTGGCTGGGGCGGACGCGGCGATCTTGCCGCGCTGGGTTTCTGCGGTTCCTTCCGGGCTTCGCGGGCGCTTCGGTGGCAGCGTCGCCGCGCTGGGTGGGGGCAAGGGCCTCACGCTCGTTGGGCACGCCTTTCTTACGGGCGCCGCCGCCGGCGACATCACCCTTGACTCACTTGAAGTCTCCTTCCGTTCGGATCCAGGCGGCATCACGCTGGAGCAACTGCGCCTCAGCCGCGGAGAGGCATGGGCGATTGCCGGAGGCCACCTGCGTTCTGGGGGTGAGATCGCGCTTGAGACGCGGGCCGGGGCTGTCGAGCTCTCTCAACTACCGCCCTCGCTCACCCGCGACGGCCTTTCCGGTCGCGCCGACTTCACCGGAGGAGTGCTTGGATCGCTCGGGGATCCCAAACTGGCCGGGACGGTCCTGGTGCGAGAGGGCGCCTTCGCGGGGCTGAATTTCGATGTCGCCCGGGGAGGTGTGACGCTCGGGCGGAGAGGTATCCTCCTGGATGGTCTGGCCGTGCGCTCGGGCCGCGCGCACTTCCGCGCCGCCGGTTCCCTGACTTGGCGCCCGGTCCCGGCTCTGGCTCTAGATGTTGAGGTGGAACGGGCACCGGCGGCCGCACTGGGCAAGGCGATGGCGCTGTCCCTGCCGGTCAGTGGCCTGGTTGACGGCCGCGCCCGGATCGAGGGCCCCCTGGCGCGGCCCTCTGCCGCGGGCGCGGTAGCGCTGCGCGAGGCCGAGGTGGCAGGGCAAACGGTGGATCAGGCATCCGCCTCCTTCCAGTGGGATGGCACCCACCTGGTCGTCTCCGGCGGATCACTCCGGCGGCGGGATTCCGAGATCGGCTTCTCGGGCCTCTACCACCGCCGCACCGGGCTGGCGTTTGACCTGGCGGCCCGCCGGCTGGACCTCGGCGACCTCACCCTGCCCGCTTCCGGATCCGTGCCGATGGAAGGCCGGTTCGATGCCGTCGGCCGCCTTACCGGGCCTCCGGCATCGCCCGCGGTGGTTCTGTCCTTTGCCTCACCAGATTTTGTGCTGAACGGTATTCGATTCGATCAGACCACCGGGGAGATGAGGTGGGAGGCCGGTACTCTGCGCCTGCAGCCGCTGGTTCTGCGCGCCGGGAACGAACGGTATGAGGTCGCGGGTGAGATGAGGCTCGGTTCGGTCCCCGGCGCCACGCTGTCCGCGACGGTGACCGACGGCCGGCTCTCAACGCTGCTGGGTCTGACTGGAGTGCGACTTGCTTTTCCGCTCGACGGTACCGTCTCGGGATCCGCCGACATGGACGGCCCGCTGGCGAATCCCGCCGCCCGCCTCGACCTCCGGATGGTAGGCGGCCGGCTCGGTCCCCATCCTATCGAGGGCGGGCACGCTGATCTGGTCCTGAGCGACGGTGTCCTGACCGTGCGAGAGTTCGAGTTGCGGCCCGGGCGCGGCAGGATCGCCGCCGTCGGGCGGCTGAACCTGCGCGGCGAGAACCAAATCGAGGTAAGCGGTGCCGATCTCGAGTTGGACTTCCTCCGGCCGGTCTTGCGTCTGCGCAGACCGATGACCGGCCGTCTCGACTTCACGATGCAGTTGGGTGGCACCTTGGCCACGCCCGAGATAGGGTTTGCGCTGGAGATCGCCCGCGGCGGCGTGGAGGGCGCCACGTTCGACTCGCTCGTGGCGAACGCCTACTACCGCGATGGACTTCTTCAGGTGCAGCAGGCACTTCTCGTCCAGAGCGGGCACAAGCTGCGGCTTTCAGGCAGCCTACCATTCAACCCCGCTCTGGGGCGCTTCGACGAACGCAGGCCCGTGGATCTCCGCCTGGGACTGGCCGACGTGAACCTCGGACTGCTTCGATTGGCCACCGATGTAGTGGAAGAAGGGACGGGCGCGGTTGAGGGTGAGATCCGTATCGGCGGCACTGTGGGCGCTCCGCGGCTGACAGGCGGCGTGCGTGTTCAAGACGGCCGGCTGCGCCTGCGCGGCATGCAGGTGCCGGTCGAATCGCTGCGCCTTACGCTGCAATTCGACGAGACCACCGTCCGCGTGGCCGAGGGAACGGCCCGCCTCGGCGACGGCACCGTGCGCCTGGAGGGAGCGGCACGGATCCTGGGCGTTTCCTCCGCCAGGCCGGTGCTGGCGGTGTCCGAGGACGCGCCGCTGGTGCTGCACGCGTCCGGCGCACGGATCGCGGTCCCCCCTTATGTGGACGCCCGCGCGTCTGGATCGGTGCGCCTGTGGGGGACGCTTGGTGATACGAGCCGTCCGCCCACGGCAGAAGGCCGGTTGACTGTCTCAGAAGGAACGGTAAGCATCACCTCGGCCGCCGGCCCCACGACCGTCCCACGCCTGTCGCTGGCATTTCGCGGCCTGCAGTTCGACGCCGGTCGCGGCCTTGCCGTAAACGTCGGTGGGCTCAAGTTCGACATCAGACCCGGGGGCTCGCTGCTGCTCACCGGGACGCTGCGCAATCCGATGCTTGAGGGCACCGTTGATGCCCAGGAGGGGACCGTGACCGCGCTGGGCGCTGTGTTTGATCTGCGGGAAGGAACGGCCACGTTTCAGCCGCACATGGGACTCCGCCCGGTCATCGCCGCCCGCGCGGAGACGCATGCGGGGGCGACGCGCATCTCGCTGGGCATTCGCGGAACCGCGCCGGACGGCTTGATCCTCGACCTGCACTCTGATCCGGAACGGCCCCGCGGGGAGATCGTGGCCCTGCTTGCCCAGCAGGCAGGTTTCGCGCGCCTCATTGAGGGAGACGTGGAGGGCGCACTCCGGGCAGAGATCGGCCGGCTGCTGTTTGGACGGGTAAGTCTTGCGCTGGGCCGGGCGATCGGTCTGACCGAACTGGTCATCGAGTACGACTTTGATCGACCGCTGACGCTGCGCGCAGGGAAGCGCCTGCTGCCCAACCTGTACCTCACCGCACAGACTACCTTTGACGAGCGCACGCGGTGGCTGTGGGCGCTGGAGTACAGATTCAGCCGCGCCTGGCAGTTCGCCCTGCGCTCGGACTCGGCCGGCCATTGGGACGCGGTCTTCTGGTACGCTACCCGCTTCTAG
- a CDS encoding SpoIVB peptidase S55 domain-containing protein: MRNRFKALVVMLALAVPVLTLPVVGVAAQTPTIMPLNEIRPGMRGVGKTVIYGQRVEEFQFEVIDIMQSGGGPVGTDKLILFRMYGPLVEKSGGTAAGMSGSPMYINGRLIGALSAAFSWQAPKRDIALATPIEEMLKVLERRRPSGQWPRIYHTSRTLTIGGRAVDRVLVAPTPALARRLETAGGAGIAVAVPAVATFARGLSPRAARILAELIQPMGHEILQGHGGRGDFVAAPIVPGSSVGIQQIRGDVDFGGICTVTARIGNRVLVCGHPWDNLGDVEYILTASEILTVLRALPRPFKVGNLGEMIGLIDQDRGGAIAGSLGPLPRLFNLRVIVTDMDTGSRVQLGAQMIRRRDMARLLAPLVALSATERARNQGGGEGTATVKLTLRAKGLPAAIVRENMFYSTRDVAVASVLDIVDAMELAFYNDLRRLDPYDLTVETSLTRRRVTASIVEAEAASREVSPGGTLLVRVVLQPYLAESRVTRLIEVPIPRDFPRGPAVVVVQSAGMDSARVPVEVQLGQALGAEPEPWGVDTLENALRFFESFGRNTDVLVRVLPYGLPATQAEFTRFDVPAARFIRADWVIQGSERIPILIR, from the coding sequence GTGAGGAATCGGTTCAAGGCGCTGGTCGTAATGCTCGCCCTTGCGGTGCCCGTATTGACGCTGCCCGTTGTCGGGGTGGCGGCGCAGACGCCGACGATCATGCCGCTGAACGAGATCAGGCCCGGGATGCGTGGTGTCGGCAAGACGGTGATCTACGGCCAGCGGGTTGAGGAGTTTCAGTTCGAGGTCATTGACATTATGCAGTCCGGCGGCGGACCGGTGGGCACGGACAAGTTGATCCTGTTCCGTATGTACGGACCGCTGGTTGAGAAGTCCGGCGGTACTGCTGCCGGCATGAGCGGCAGCCCGATGTACATCAACGGCAGGTTGATCGGCGCGCTCAGCGCCGCCTTCTCATGGCAGGCGCCCAAGCGGGACATCGCGCTGGCCACCCCGATCGAGGAGATGCTCAAGGTCCTGGAACGCCGCCGTCCCAGCGGCCAGTGGCCACGCATCTACCACACCTCGCGCACGCTGACAATCGGCGGCCGCGCCGTGGACCGCGTGCTGGTTGCGCCCACGCCGGCGCTGGCGCGCCGCTTGGAGACGGCAGGCGGCGCCGGCATCGCGGTAGCCGTGCCAGCGGTGGCCACCTTCGCGCGGGGGCTGAGCCCGCGGGCCGCCCGCATCCTGGCGGAGCTGATCCAGCCGATGGGTCACGAGATCCTACAGGGACACGGCGGCCGCGGCGATTTTGTGGCCGCGCCGATCGTGCCGGGCAGCTCCGTTGGGATCCAGCAGATCCGCGGGGACGTTGACTTCGGGGGCATCTGCACCGTTACCGCGCGCATCGGCAACCGCGTGCTGGTCTGCGGCCATCCCTGGGACAACCTGGGCGACGTTGAGTACATCCTCACGGCGTCGGAGATCCTGACGGTCCTGCGCGCCCTGCCGCGCCCGTTCAAGGTCGGAAACCTGGGCGAGATGATCGGGCTCATCGACCAGGATCGGGGCGGCGCAATCGCCGGCTCGCTTGGGCCGCTGCCGCGGCTGTTCAACCTGCGCGTGATCGTGACGGACATGGACACCGGCTCGCGCGTCCAGCTTGGCGCGCAGATGATTCGGCGGCGCGACATGGCGCGGCTGCTGGCCCCGCTGGTGGCGCTCTCCGCCACCGAGCGGGCGCGGAACCAGGGCGGCGGGGAAGGAACCGCGACCGTCAAGCTGACACTGCGGGCCAAGGGCCTGCCCGCGGCTATCGTTCGGGAGAACATGTTCTACAGTACCCGCGACGTGGCCGTGGCGTCGGTGCTCGACATAGTGGACGCGATGGAACTGGCATTCTACAACGATCTGCGCAGGCTGGATCCGTACGATCTCACCGTGGAGACATCGCTCACCCGCAGGCGCGTGACCGCCTCGATCGTGGAGGCCGAGGCCGCCTCCCGTGAGGTCAGCCCCGGAGGCACGCTGCTGGTCCGCGTGGTCCTCCAGCCCTACCTGGCCGAGAGCCGCGTGACGCGGCTTATTGAGGTCCCGATCCCGCGCGACTTCCCGCGGGGGCCGGCGGTGGTCGTAGTGCAGTCGGCCGGCATGGATTCCGCGAGGGTCCCGGTGGAAGTTCAGTTGGGACAAGCGCTGGGCGCCGAGCCCGAGCCCTGGGGCGTGGACACCTTGGAGAACGCGCTCAGGTTCTTCGAGAGCTTCGGGAGAAACACCGACGTCCTGGTCCGAGTGCTGCCGTACGGGCTGCCGGCCACCCAGGCCGAGTTCACCCGTTTCGACGTGCCGGCGGCCAGGTTCATCAGGGCCGACTGGGTGATCCAGGGGTCCGAGCGGATACCGATCCTCATCCGCTGA
- a CDS encoding biotin attachment protein — protein sequence MRTLAAIVLAVGIALLWAPMSAPAAPKALVEVKATLRGEVLAEGLAKVGDNVSEGDPLVLVRTQTGRAVAARATVDGRVAEMLVGPGTVIRDFGTVVARIEPK from the coding sequence ATGCGTACGCTTGCAGCGATCGTACTGGCCGTTGGAATCGCGCTGCTGTGGGCTCCCATGTCGGCTCCCGCGGCCCCCAAGGCGTTGGTAGAGGTCAAGGCTACCTTGAGGGGCGAAGTACTGGCCGAGGGGCTGGCCAAGGTGGGCGACAACGTCAGCGAGGGCGACCCTCTTGTGCTCGTCAGGACGCAGACCGGTCGTGCAGTGGCGGCCAGGGCTACCGTGGACGGCCGCGTTGCGGAGATGCTCGTCGGGCCAGGCACGGTTATTCGAGATTTCGGTACTGTTGTTGCCCGCATCGAACCCAAGTAA
- a CDS encoding sigma-70 family RNA polymerase sigma factor, translating to MFHDYLRELQKVALLTPSEEARHWEAFRVRSNSASRLRLIEAYQPLVFKVVMQLRPPEPLLMDLIQEGAVGLIEAVERFDPDRGVRFSTFASYRIRGRALNALDRVRVEVSLDQVLAAGDEPSPLARLADPYAALALDVVEDRTVVDRILAAIEALPQRERRVLEAVVNAREPRHIARELQISLSHFYRLQKQALEHLRTVLGLEVMHRPQGASGY from the coding sequence GTGTTCCATGACTACCTGCGGGAACTGCAGAAGGTTGCGCTGCTGACTCCCTCCGAGGAGGCCCGCCACTGGGAGGCCTTCAGGGTCCGCAGCAACTCCGCGAGCCGGCTGCGCCTGATCGAGGCCTATCAGCCCCTGGTCTTCAAGGTGGTCATGCAGCTCCGCCCCCCCGAACCATTGCTGATGGATCTCATACAGGAAGGAGCCGTAGGGCTGATAGAGGCCGTGGAGCGGTTCGATCCCGATCGTGGGGTTCGGTTCTCGACATTCGCCTCCTACCGCATAAGGGGCCGGGCGCTCAACGCGCTGGATCGTGTCAGGGTCGAGGTTTCCCTGGACCAGGTGCTGGCGGCCGGCGATGAACCCTCTCCTCTGGCGCGCCTGGCCGATCCCTACGCCGCCCTGGCGCTGGACGTTGTCGAAGACCGCACCGTGGTTGACCGCATCCTGGCAGCGATCGAAGCGCTCCCGCAGCGGGAGCGCAGGGTGCTGGAGGCCGTGGTGAACGCCAGGGAGCCGCGGCACATTGCTCGCGAGCTGCAGATCAGCCTCTCCCACTTCTACCGACTGCAGAAGCAGGCCCTGGAGCACCTGCGCACGGTGCTGGGGCTGGAGGTCATGCACCGGCCGCAAGGCGCATCGGGATATTAG